The following coding sequences lie in one Lolium perenne isolate Kyuss_39 chromosome 2, Kyuss_2.0, whole genome shotgun sequence genomic window:
- the LOC127333890 gene encoding oxygen-evolving enhancer protein 1, chloroplastic translates to MAASLQAAATLMQPAKIGGRASSVMLPSSARPSSHVARVTCSLQSDIREVANKCADAAKMAGFALATSALLVSGASAEGAPKRLTFDEIQSKTYMEVKGTGTANQCPTIDGGVDTFPFKAGKYEVKKFCLEPTSFTVKAEGIQKNEPPAFQKTKLMTRLTYTLDEMEGPLEVGADGSLKFEEKDGIDYAAVTVQLPGGERVPFLFTVKQLVATGKPESFSGPFLVPSYRGSSFLDPKGRGGSTGYDNAVALPAGGRGDEEELAKENVKNASSSTGNITLSVTKSNPDTGEVIGVFESVQPSDTDLGAKAPKDVKIQGVWYAQLESN, encoded by the exons ATGGCAGCGTCTCTCCAAGCCGCGGCCACCCTGATGCAGCCGGCCAAGATCGGCGGCCGGGCCTCCTCCGTCATGCTGCCCTCCTCCGCGCGGCCGTCGTCGCACGTCGCAAGGGTCACCTGCTCCCTCCAGTCCGACATCAGGGAGGTCGCCAACAAGTGCGCCGACGCCGCCAAGATGGCCGGTTTCGCCCTCGCCACCTCCGCTCTCCTCGTCTCC GGCGCGAGCGCTGAGGGGGCGCCCAAGAGGCTGACCTTCGACGAGATCCAGAGCAAGACGTACATGGAGGTGAAGGGAACCGGCACGGCGAACCAGTGCCCGACCATCGACGGCGGCGTCGACACCTTCCCCTTCAAGGCCGGCAAGTACGAGGTGAAGAAGTTCTGCCTCGAGCCCACCTCCTTCACCGTCAAGGCGGAGGGCATCCAGAAGAACGAGCCGCCGGCCTTCCAGAAGACCAAGCTCATGACCCGCCTCACCTACACCCTCGACGAGATGGAGGGTCCCCTTGAGGTCGGCGCCGACGGCAGCCTCAAGTTCGAGGAGAAGGACGGCATCGACTACGCCGCCGTCACCGTGCAGCTCCCGGGAGGCGAGCGTGTGCCGTTCCTCTTCACCGTCAAGCAGCTCGTCGCCACCGGCAAGCCCGAGAGCTTCAGCGGGCCATTCCTCGTGCCCAGCTACAGGGGCTCCTCTTTCCTCGACCCGAAGGGCCGTGGTGGCTCTACTGGCTACGACAACGCGGTGGCGCTGCCCGCCGGAGGCAGGGGAGACGAGGAGGAGCTCGCCAAGGAGAACGTGAAGAACGCTTCCTCCTCCACGGGCAACATCACGCTCAGCGTCACCAAGAGCAACCCGGACACCGGCGAGGTCATCGGCGTCTTCGAGAGCGTGCAGCCGTCTGACACTGATCTCGGCGCCAAGGCGCCCAAGGATGTCAAGATCCAGGGTGTGTGGTACGCGCAGCTCGAGTCCAACTAG
- the LOC127328906 gene encoding blue copper protein-like: MASRQVLLLAAAAITVAFLSVPASAVVYMVGDEAGWTLDYPATWTDGKTFRVGDTLMFMYPVGSHTVLEVRADDYKACNVGHPINSWSSGSDSVMLDKAGSRWFVCSLPDHCGLGMQLTINVVG, from the exons ATGGCTTCCCGGCAAGTATTGCTCTTGGCTGCTGCCGCCATCACCGTCGCCTTTCTCTCCGTGCCTGCCTCCGCCGTGGTATACATGGTCGGCGACGAAGCAGGCTGGACCCTCGACTACCCTGCAACTTGGACCGACGGCAAAACTTTCAGAGTTGGCGACACCCTCA TGTTCATGTACCCTGTTGGTAGTCACACGGTACTGGAGGTGCGCGCCGACGACTACAAGGCATGCAATGTAGGCCACCCAATCAACTCATGGAGCTCTGGTAGTGATTCCGTCATGCTTGACAAGGCGGGAAGTAGGTGGTTCGTTTGCAGCTTGCCCGACCATTGCGGTCTAGGCATGCAACTCACCATCAACGTTGTCGGCTGA
- the LOC127333889 gene encoding uncharacterized protein, translating to MEELAARSYGIQTNGKNLDLSCPHIHTRKRVVIDSQRWRGIAPVPHGDGPCLTYSGRFCEFMDYFRPCHYPRSQHMHGNTIFLIFILMLDCPPWFADDILSKVSSSDGKTGSQIEPSADTYSLFCLDLPVSWICVLLVCCYGQQLFTPSVIAS from the exons ATGGAGGAGCTGGCGGCGCGGAGCTATGGGATACAGACGAATGGGAAAAACCTAGATCTGTCTTGCCCACACATCCACACTCGCAAGAGAGTGGTTATTGACAGCCAGAGGTGGAGGGGGATCGCGCCGGTGCCACATGGTGATGGGCCCTGCCTCACCTACAGTGGTCGATTCTGCGAGTTTATGGACTACTTCCGCCCATGCCATTATCCTCGATCCCAGCATATGCATGGTAACACG ATATTCCTAATTTTCATACTTATGTTGGATTGCCCTCCATGGTTTGCTGACGACATTTTGTCTAAAGTTTCGTCTTCGGATGGAAAAACAG GTTCTCAGATTGAGCCTTCTGCGGATACATACTCTCTGTTCTGTTTGGATCTTCCTGTTTCTTGGATCTGTGTTCTATTGGTGTGCTGTTACGGTCAGCAGCTGTTCACTCCTTCTGTTATTGCTTCTTAA